The Pseudomonas sp. R4-35-07 genome contains a region encoding:
- a CDS encoding helix-turn-helix domain-containing protein — protein MSIYEGSSVRTGSSWPTDFASVKDGLFAWRLTVGTEDISLINVSSEDACQEHYDFSAGWHGLLVGTGFEVICGAGHVQSVSLATLARLQLFIDQSGVLPGEDVITSQSFNSIALEITNWQSDIESWYLEQGWCASHSYLRLAAYLRRTEAYGLVSFLWGSGTGAEKLHSLAKRYGVSVPHFRRLCRRVIGKTTKTQLRDWRLARALMDLTEGKHTLVEIALNHGFSSSAHFSREMSELLGVSPRGLSDITKLAAK, from the coding sequence ATGTCTATATATGAAGGTTCTTCCGTACGTACGGGAAGCTCATGGCCTACAGATTTCGCATCGGTCAAAGATGGGCTTTTTGCTTGGCGTTTGACTGTCGGGACTGAAGACATATCCCTAATCAATGTTTCATCTGAGGACGCATGCCAAGAGCACTACGATTTTTCCGCCGGGTGGCACGGCTTGCTGGTCGGCACCGGGTTTGAGGTGATTTGCGGTGCAGGCCATGTGCAGTCTGTGAGCCTCGCTACGTTGGCTCGATTGCAGTTGTTCATTGATCAGTCGGGAGTGCTGCCTGGCGAAGATGTAATTACATCGCAGTCGTTTAATTCTATTGCCCTGGAAATTACCAACTGGCAATCAGATATTGAGTCTTGGTACCTAGAGCAAGGTTGGTGTGCTTCGCACAGTTATTTGCGGTTGGCGGCCTACCTGCGCCGAACGGAGGCCTATGGGTTGGTCAGCTTTTTATGGGGTAGTGGCACCGGTGCCGAAAAGTTGCACAGTTTGGCCAAGCGTTATGGGGTGTCAGTGCCTCATTTTCGCCGCTTATGCCGTCGAGTTATTGGGAAAACCACCAAAACCCAATTGCGTGATTGGCGTCTTGCCCGTGCATTAATGGATTTGACAGAAGGTAAACATACGCTTGTCGAGATTGCTTTGAATCACGGCTTTTCTTCTTCCGCACATTTTTCTCGGGAAATGAGTGAGCTGCTTGGGGTGTCACCGCGAGGCTTGTCTGATATCACCAAGTTGGCAGCTAAATGA